In Apium graveolens cultivar Ventura chromosome 10, ASM990537v1, whole genome shotgun sequence, the following are encoded in one genomic region:
- the LOC141688794 gene encoding uncharacterized protein LOC141688794: MAKNNYILKLVAAIMVIELVMADVGATHVNGNFGSKNSSHCNATHFNDYFGNKISVRCIAACALACIACEELLPLCMTACLLTCEDDPRSASPDVKSCTTACAKSTCSKYIGSDLKDVEDYGQCIADECIDKCLSEA; this comes from the exons ATGGCgaaaaataattacatattaaAACTTGTTGCAGCAATTATGGTGATTGAGCTAGTAATGGCTGATGTTGGAGCAACTCATGTCAATGGTAATTTTGGTAGTAAAAATTCATCACATTGTAATGCAACTCATTTCAATGACTATTTTGGTAATAAGATTTCAGTACGCTGTATAGCGGCGTGTGCTCTGGCATGTATAGCTTGCGAAGAGCTTTTGCCTCTTTGCATGACTGCATGTCTACTAACTTGTGAAGACGATCCTCGTTCAGCTTCACCTGATGTTAAAAGCTGCACCACTGCTTGTGCCAAATCCACCTGTTCTAAATACATTGGTTCCG ATTTGAAAGATGTAGAAGACTACGGACAATGTATTGCAGATGAATGCATCGACAAGTGCTTATCTGAAGCTTGA
- the LOC141691206 gene encoding uncharacterized protein LOC141691206 — protein sequence MATESSNNRENMPQNHNISSIYYIHPSDASTTQLVSTKFSGVGFHNWKRSMILTLSAKNKVGFVNGAIPEPNVVLIINSGLDETIAKSVLFMRTAQEIWDDLEGRYGYASMAQIFCLEQQLLDIKQGSDSVSEFFTKIKTIWDGISDANPLPHCTCANCTCDLSKRIKQQHEDQRLLQFMMKLNDNFTTVRSNILMMHPLPNLSQAQSFHSRRETQGNISAD from the exons ATGGCTACTGAATCATCAAATAATCGTGAAAATATGCCCCAAAATCATAACATTTCTAGTATATACTACATACATCCATCAGATGCTTCAACAACACAGCTTGTTTCTACTAAATTCTCTGGCGTAGGGTTTCATAACTGGAAACGTTCAATGATACTTACTTTATCAGCAAAGAATAAGGTAGGTTTTGTTAACGGTGCTATACCAGAACCAAATGTTGTGTTGATCATAAACTCTGGGCTAG ATGAAACAATTGCTAAAAGTGTTTTGTTCATGAGGACTGCCCAAGAAATATGGGATGACTTAGAAGGAAGATATGGTTATGCGTCTATGGCACAAATTTTCTGCCTTGAACAACAACTGCTGGACATTAAACAGGGTTCAGACTCTGTTTCTGAGTTTTTTACTAAGATTAAAACCATCTGGGATGGAATCAGTGATGCTAATCCTCTACCACACTGTACTTGCGCTAATTGTACATGTGATTTGTCCAAAAGAATCAAGCAGCAACATGAGGATCAAAGATTGCTTCAGTTCATGATGAAACTTAATGACAATTTTACAACTGTGCGTAGCAACATCTTGATGATGCATCCATTACCAAATCTTTCTCAGGCTCAGAGTTTTCATTCAAGAAGAGAGACACAAGGAAATATCTCAGCTGACTAA